The Drosophila gunungcola strain Sukarami chromosome 2L unlocalized genomic scaffold, Dgunungcola_SK_2 000007F, whole genome shotgun sequence genome includes a region encoding these proteins:
- the LOC128253187 gene encoding accessory gland protein Acp63F produces MKIQFIIVSILFGISFAEDECLACDWKSEIHCGTVSNGTCVFTALNRCQVERVSCLREQKGLPPFTQIEKGKCPKGKPKCIKP; encoded by the exons ATGAAAATCCAGTTCATAATTG TCTCAATTTTATTTGGGATAAGCTTTGCAGAAGATGAATGCCTAGCTTGTGATTGGAAAAGTGAAATTCATTGTGGAACGGTTTCTAATGGCACTTGTGTCTTTACTGCATTAAACCGATGCCAAGTTGAACGTGTTTCTTGCCTTCGGGAGCAAAAAGGATTGCCAC CATTTACCCAAATTGAGAAAGGAAAATGCCCAAAGGGAAAACCAAAGTGCATCAAACCTTGA